The DNA region AGTACACTTTATGGCAAAAGAGGAATTATTCTCTATTCCTATTTTAGGAGCGTTATTACTTAAGATTGGAGCTTTTCCTGTGAAAAGAGGAGGTAATGATCGAAAAGCGATAAAACAAGCTTTTCAAGTCCTAAATGAAAATCGAGTATTGGGTATTTTTCCAGAAGGAACTCGAAGCAAGACAGGAAAATTAGGAAAAGGAATGCCTGGAGCTGCCTTATTTGCAATCAAATCAGATGCGAAGGTTATACCGGTTGGGATTCAATCTCGTTATAAGTGGTTTCAGCCGATAAATGTAAATATTGGAAGTCCAATATCTTTAGATTCGTATAAGCAGGAAAAAGTAAGGACAGAAGACTTGGAGGAAATTGTTGATTTTTTAATGATGCAAATACAAAAACAACTTAATGAGATTAAAGGATAAACCAATGAAGATCATAGTTCTAATTGCTATCTATTTTGGAATGATCATTTTTATATTTAGGTTAAGTTCATTCATTGCCAGAAGATGCATATATAAAAATTGTTCTTTACTTGAAACCAAAAAAATGGTATGGAATTTTTTAAATAGCTTTATAATAAATTTAACGATCTTATTTATATTTATCCTATTCTACTATCTTCAGTTGATATCCGTTTATAGTGTATTGATCATACTCATGATAACAAGTCTTGTATTTATTATGATTCTGGTTTATTTTTTTCAAAAATTAAAATAGTGTATATGCACTTCACCTTTTGGCGAGTGTATGAATTATACTAATAAAAATGACTTTTTTCAGGAGGGAATCACATGGTTGGAGAAATGAATAATGAAATTTCAAACATAACAACATTACAAAAAGGGGATCTCGTAAAGGGGAAAGTACTTAAAATTGAAGACAAACAAGCGATCATTGACATCGGTTATAAATATGACGGAATTCTCCCGATCGGTGAGGTTACCAATGTTTATGTCGAAAATATACAAGATGTCATACAGATTGGAGATGAGTTAGAGCTAAAGGTTCTTCGCGTGAATGATGAGGAAGAGAAATTAATTCTTTCAAAGAAAGCAATTGATCAGGAAAAGGCTTGGGACATCTTAGAAAAAAGAAAGGAAAATAATGAGGTATTTGAAGTGAAAGTGGCTGAAATTGTAAAAGGTGGTTTGATTGCCGATGTAGGTGTTCGTGGCTTCATTCCTTCTTCATTGATAGAAAACCATTATATCGATGATTTTTCTGATTATAAAGGTAAGACATTACGTGTAAAAATTGTTGAACTTGATCGGCAAAAAAATAGGGTTATCCTCTCGCAAAAAGATGTTTTACAAGAGGAAAAAGAAAAAGAAAAGAACACTCTTTTCTCCCAACTTCAAGTAGGAGAGGTGAAGGATGGAATCGTTCGAAGAATTACTGATTTTGGCGTTTTTGTCGATATTGGTGGAATCGATGGACTTGTTCACATTTCTGAAATATCATGGGATCGTGTAGAAAAGCCTTCTGATGTCTTGAAAGAAGGGCAACAGGTTAAAGTGAAGATTGTTCGCTTAGATCCTGAAACGAAACGAATCAGTTTAAGCATCAAAGAAACGGAACCTAATCCATGGAAAAAGGCAATAAGCACGTTGAAAGTGGATGAAATCTATTTAGGTACCGTGAAAAGGCTAACTAACTTTGGGGCTTTTGTTGAAGTAATGCCTAATGTCGAAGGACTAGTACATATTTCCCAGATTTCTCATCGACACATTGGAACACCAGGAGAGGTACTAGAAGTAGGACAACAAGTAAAGGTGAAAATATTAGACATTGATCGTGAAAATCAACGAATCAGTTTAAGTATAAAAGAAGCAGAAGAAAAAGAAACAAAGGCAGAAGAAATCCCGCCAGAATATGAGAAAAAAGATACCGGTTTTTCCGTCACTTTAGGTGATGTGATTGGAGATAAATTAAAGGATTTAAAATAATAATACAATACCATTTCATTATACCCATGTGATCATGGGTTTTTTTTATTGGAAAAAAGAAATAATACCTAATAGAAAAGGTGGTTGAGACTGTAATGGGGTAACGGGAAGTCTACTTCTCATCATTTTTATCATTTTATATAGTACGGGTTGGTTTCGTTCAAGAATTCCTGTAGAACCAAAAAAAATGCTATTGATTATTGTTCTATTCTTTCTATTGTCTTGGATTGAAATTCCTTTATTTTATGGACTAAAAGTGAATCTTGGAGGATTTTTCTTGCCAATAATTGTCTATTTCTACCTATGGGTTCATGTTGACAATAATCGGATTTACTCATTCTTTTCCGTAATGCTATTAGGTGCAATTTATCTTAGTCTAAGAGTATTTTTACGATCAGATCCAATCCTCATCATTTTTGAAGAATCGATTCAAATTTCTTTATTCTTATCGATGATCATACTATTTATGGCTCAGAATTTGATTGATGCTTTTAGTTTGTATTTGGGTGGATACGTAATGGGTGAGCTATTCTTTTTATTCTACAATTGGGGGAATAGACAATCAGAGTTTGTTTTAGGAGATCAATTAGTAAGAGATATTCTCGTGTTTGGATCATTTGAAATCTGGATGGCATGGATGTTGATTGAGCTATTCAAACAATGGAATAAACAAAGAAAAATTCGCATATGGAGGAAAAGACAAATCAATGGTGAATAAAGAGATGATAGCTGTTACACTCGGGGTCATAGTAGGATTTTTAAATAGAATCTTCATGTTGCGCACAGATTACCGACAATACCCTACACATAAACATGGTAAAATGATTCATTTATCACTAGGATTTATTGCAGCAGGCTTAGGTGCTGTTGCTGTGCCAGCTCTTTTAGAAGAGAATTATACAGCGATTACTTTTTTAGGACTAGCTGCCCAACAGTTTCGTGATGTGCGAAATATGGAAAGACAAACATTATCAAGGCTAGATGAATTAGAGTTAGTTCCAAGAGGTTATACCTATATCGAAGGAATCGCGATGGTTTTTGAAGGGAGAAATTATTTAGTAATATTTGCAGCTTTTTTTACTTCAATGGTCACTAGTTTAACCAATTGGAAATTAGGAATCGTGGCTGGAATTTTAACCATTGTGATTAATCAAAGATATATGTCCGGTTTAAATATTAAAGATATAGCGGATGTAAGACCAGCGAAAATAAAAATAGAGGGGCCTCATCTATTTGTTGAAAATATTTATATCATGAACATTGGATTACAAACATCACAAAAAATAATTGAGGAACATGGCATGGGTATAATTATAACCCCTAAGGATATGAATAGTAGTGTAACGCTGGCTAATTTAGGACAACGACAAGCGATACTTCATAATTTATCAACGATCCTAGGTGTTTATCGAGATTCAGGAGAACCTTCACTTGTTCCATTAATTAAGAGGGATCTTAACGATGGAAGACTCGGTGTTTTTTTTCTTCCGTACAATAAGAATCCAGAAGAAGCAATACGGATTGTAAATCTGGTACCTGTACTAGAAAACGCAATTAGATTACCGTCTGAATCGAAAGAAAAAGAGGGATAAGAATGGGAACGACAATTCAAAATTATATTCTTGCTATTGTAACAATTAATGAAGATAAAGTAAAGAGTGGTAGTGCACCGATCTTTATTGCGAAGAGTGAAGAAGAATTACAAAGAACAGCATTTCTATTAGAAAAAATTTTAGATGGAATGGCTCATGATTTAGAGAACGGAACATTGATCATTGTGCGACACTAATTCATTGACTTGATAGATTGATGCTTTTGTTTATAATAGTATAGACACAAGAATTTTTATAGGATAGAAAGGCTGATCGGAGATGTCAAAACCAGTAGTAGCACTTGTAGGTCGACCAAATGTAGGAAAGTCTACACTTTTTAATCGAATAGCTCAAAAAAGAATTGCCATCGTTGAGGATACACCAGGAGTCACTCGTGATCGAATCTATAGTACGGCTGAGTGGCTTGACCATCAATTTCATATTATTGATACAGGCGGTATAGAAATCGAAGCTGAAGATGAGATTCTCATGCAAATAAAACATCAAGCCGAATTAGCCATAGACGAAGCGGATGTCATTATCTTCGTGGTTGATGGAAAAACAGGGGTAACTGAAGCGGATAAAGAAGTAGCAAATTTACTTTATCGTGCCAAAAAACCGATTGTGTTAGCTGTTAATAAAATCGATAATATTAAAATGCAGGAAGAGATTTATGAATTTTATTCTTTAGGATTT from Tepidibacillus fermentans includes:
- the rpsA gene encoding 30S ribosomal protein S1, producing the protein MVGEMNNEISNITTLQKGDLVKGKVLKIEDKQAIIDIGYKYDGILPIGEVTNVYVENIQDVIQIGDELELKVLRVNDEEEKLILSKKAIDQEKAWDILEKRKENNEVFEVKVAEIVKGGLIADVGVRGFIPSSLIENHYIDDFSDYKGKTLRVKIVELDRQKNRVILSQKDVLQEEKEKEKNTLFSQLQVGEVKDGIVRRITDFGVFVDIGGIDGLVHISEISWDRVEKPSDVLKEGQQVKVKIVRLDPETKRISLSIKETEPNPWKKAISTLKVDEIYLGTVKRLTNFGAFVEVMPNVEGLVHISQISHRHIGTPGEVLEVGQQVKVKILDIDRENQRISLSIKEAEEKETKAEEIPPEYEKKDTGFSVTLGDVIGDKLKDLK
- a CDS encoding capping complex subunit for YIEGIA, with translation MGTTIQNYILAIVTINEDKVKSGSAPIFIAKSEEELQRTAFLLEKILDGMAHDLENGTLIIVRH
- a CDS encoding YIEGIA family protein: MVNKEMIAVTLGVIVGFLNRIFMLRTDYRQYPTHKHGKMIHLSLGFIAAGLGAVAVPALLEENYTAITFLGLAAQQFRDVRNMERQTLSRLDELELVPRGYTYIEGIAMVFEGRNYLVIFAAFFTSMVTSLTNWKLGIVAGILTIVINQRYMSGLNIKDIADVRPAKIKIEGPHLFVENIYIMNIGLQTSQKIIEEHGMGIIITPKDMNSSVTLANLGQRQAILHNLSTILGVYRDSGEPSLVPLIKRDLNDGRLGVFFLPYNKNPEEAIRIVNLVPVLENAIRLPSESKEKEG
- a CDS encoding YphA family membrane protein; translated protein: MLLIIVLFFLLSWIEIPLFYGLKVNLGGFFLPIIVYFYLWVHVDNNRIYSFFSVMLLGAIYLSLRVFLRSDPILIIFEESIQISLFLSMIILFMAQNLIDAFSLYLGGYVMGELFFLFYNWGNRQSEFVLGDQLVRDILVFGSFEIWMAWMLIELFKQWNKQRKIRIWRKRQINGE
- a CDS encoding lysophospholipid acyltransferase family protein produces the protein MNLYRTLRRIVRIYFQLFFRFRVKGEENIPSSGPVILIANHISNYDPPVLACAIQRQVHFMAKEELFSIPILGALLLKIGAFPVKRGGNDRKAIKQAFQVLNENRVLGIFPEGTRSKTGKLGKGMPGAALFAIKSDAKVIPVGIQSRYKWFQPINVNIGSPISLDSYKQEKVRTEDLEEIVDFLMMQIQKQLNEIKG